A portion of the Halogeometricum sp. S1BR25-6 genome contains these proteins:
- a CDS encoding Nif3-like dinuclear metal center hexameric protein has translation MNRAEVVARYDEELDTEAYADVDASANGLQVGSEEGEVEHVAFAVDAAEATIEAAADANADLLVVHHGLVWGGLDRVTGRAYDRIAPLVENDIGLYVSHLPLDGHQSRGNAAGVADRLELESREPFGELGPVHIGQRGRASRTYTVEELREALAELDNGGESVQVLDFGPDEISQIAVVTGSGADWLSEAEAVGADALVTGEGKQQVYHEAREAGLNVFLAGHYATETFGVRNLAALAQGWGLEATYLDFPTGL, from the coding sequence ATGAACCGCGCGGAAGTGGTCGCACGGTACGACGAGGAACTGGACACCGAGGCGTACGCGGACGTGGACGCCAGCGCCAACGGTCTGCAGGTCGGCTCCGAGGAGGGGGAGGTAGAACACGTCGCCTTCGCCGTCGACGCCGCCGAGGCGACCATCGAGGCGGCGGCCGACGCGAACGCCGACCTCCTCGTCGTCCATCACGGTCTCGTGTGGGGCGGGCTGGACCGCGTGACCGGTCGCGCGTACGACCGCATCGCGCCACTCGTCGAGAACGACATCGGCCTCTACGTCTCGCATCTCCCCCTCGACGGCCACCAGTCGCGCGGCAACGCCGCGGGCGTCGCCGACCGCCTCGAACTCGAATCGCGCGAACCGTTCGGCGAACTCGGCCCCGTCCACATCGGCCAGCGCGGCCGGGCCTCCCGGACGTACACCGTCGAAGAACTCCGCGAGGCGCTGGCGGAGTTGGACAACGGCGGGGAGTCGGTGCAGGTGCTCGACTTCGGACCCGACGAGATATCGCAGATAGCCGTCGTCACCGGGTCCGGCGCGGACTGGCTCTCGGAGGCCGAAGCCGTCGGCGCGGACGCCCTCGTCACGGGAGAAGGGAAACAGCAGGTCTACCACGAGGCGCGCGAGGCGGGGCTGAACGTCTTCCTGGCCGGACACTACGCGACGGAGACGTTCGGCGTGCGCAACCTCGCCGCCCTCGCGCAGGGGTGGGGACTGGAGGCGACGTACCTCGACTTCCCGACGGGGCTGTGA
- a CDS encoding deoxyhypusine synthase: protein MSDDGHEHDGSEDGDSGDGDGYHPPHREEFRENPIGHARVRGGMTVGELTGEYGKAGIGAAKLQRAVDVYAEMIGRDDVTNLFGLAGAMVPAGMRQIVVDLIEEGHIDALVTTGANLTHDAIEAIGGKHHHGRAEPHDPHPSDEEARPTGETMRDHDEHLRDEQVDRIYNVYLPQEHFALFEGHLRENVFPEVERTVSIQEFTAELGRANLERNREEGIEEDAGVAAAAYDNDVPIYCPAIQDSVLGIQAWIYSQTSEFSLDALKDMTHLSDLAFEAEKAGAMVVGGGVPKNYVLQTMLTIPDAYDYAVQLTMDPDHTGGLSGATLDEARSWGKLEKSAKNATVVGDATITLPFVAAAARERADERF, encoded by the coding sequence ATGAGCGACGACGGTCACGAGCACGACGGCAGCGAGGACGGCGACAGCGGAGACGGCGACGGGTATCATCCGCCGCACCGCGAGGAGTTCCGCGAGAATCCCATCGGACACGCGCGGGTCCGCGGCGGGATGACCGTCGGCGAACTCACCGGCGAGTACGGCAAGGCCGGCATCGGCGCGGCGAAACTACAGCGCGCGGTCGACGTGTACGCCGAGATGATCGGCAGAGACGACGTGACGAACCTGTTCGGCCTCGCCGGCGCGATGGTTCCCGCGGGGATGCGTCAGATCGTCGTCGACCTCATCGAGGAGGGCCACATCGACGCCCTCGTCACGACGGGCGCGAACCTGACGCACGACGCCATCGAGGCCATCGGCGGCAAACACCACCACGGGCGGGCGGAACCGCACGACCCGCACCCCTCCGACGAGGAGGCGCGGCCGACGGGCGAGACGATGCGCGACCACGACGAGCACCTGCGCGACGAGCAGGTCGACCGCATCTACAACGTTTATCTGCCCCAGGAGCACTTCGCGCTGTTCGAGGGACACCTCCGCGAGAACGTCTTTCCCGAGGTCGAGCGCACGGTGTCGATTCAGGAGTTCACCGCCGAACTCGGGCGGGCGAACCTCGAACGGAATCGCGAGGAGGGAATCGAGGAGGACGCCGGCGTCGCCGCCGCGGCGTACGACAACGACGTGCCGATATACTGCCCGGCGATTCAGGACTCGGTACTGGGGATTCAGGCGTGGATATACTCGCAGACCTCCGAGTTCTCGCTCGACGCGCTGAAGGACATGACGCACCTCTCGGACCTCGCGTTCGAGGCCGAGAAGGCGGGGGCGATGGTCGTCGGCGGCGGCGTGCCGAAGAACTACGTCCTCCAGACGATGCTCACCATCCCCGACGCGTACGACTACGCCGTCCAGTTGACGATGGACCCCGACCACACGGGCGGCCTCTCGGGGGCGACGCTGGACGAGGCCCGGTCGTGGGGGAAATTAGAGAAGTCCGCGAAGAACGCCACCGTCGTCGGCGACGCCACCATCACGCTGCCGTTCGTCGCCGCCGCGGCGCGCGAACGCGCCGACGAGCGGTTCTGA
- a CDS encoding SHOCT domain-containing protein translates to MGLRDRTASISFLLLLASGTVSLVLAGYAALVLWGGLVEGALVDAILRLAFPVLPLFVLSAVVAVLSTVGVVYGLARKARLPRGGRAESVARRAEKEYPALRTLGVADALSEPEPTPEERRADALDELKRRYVAGDVGEAEFERKLDRLVANDTVDDARAERERRAVVEDEGRSRY, encoded by the coding sequence ATGGGCCTCCGCGACCGAACCGCTTCGATATCGTTCCTCCTGCTGTTGGCCTCGGGGACCGTCTCGCTCGTCCTCGCCGGATACGCGGCGCTCGTCCTGTGGGGCGGGCTGGTGGAGGGAGCGCTCGTCGACGCGATACTTCGGCTCGCGTTCCCCGTGCTCCCGTTGTTCGTCCTCTCGGCCGTCGTCGCCGTCCTCTCGACCGTCGGCGTCGTCTACGGGCTCGCGCGGAAGGCGAGGCTCCCGCGCGGCGGACGGGCCGAGTCCGTCGCGCGGCGGGCGGAGAAGGAGTACCCCGCCCTCCGGACGCTGGGCGTCGCGGACGCCCTCTCCGAACCGGAGCCGACGCCCGAGGAGCGCCGCGCGGACGCCCTCGACGAACTGAAGCGGCGGTACGTCGCCGGCGACGTCGGCGAGGCGGAGTTCGAGCGGAAACTCGACCGACTCGTGGCGAACGACACCGTCGACGACGCCCGCGCCGAACGCGAGCGTCGGGCCGTCGTCGAGGACGAGGGTCGAAGCCGGTACTGA
- a CDS encoding aldo/keto reductase: MEYTTFGSTGVTVSELCLGCMSFGTDWDGWTLDREESRELIERAIDLGINFFDTANVYSYGESEEILGDVLAEYDRDEFVVATKVYGQMDEEDPNSGGLSRKTIEQELDNSLDRLGMDTVDLYQIHRWDYDTPIEGTMRALDDAVRRGKVRSLGASSMWAHQFAEALHTADRLGLDRFVSMQNLYNLAYREEEREMLPLCEKEDIAVMPWSPLGAGFLTRPHEEFDATTRGEHESEHDRGYTRGGGPEINERVEELATEKGVKMAQIAMAWQFEKLWVTTPILGTSSVEHLEDAVEALDIDLSDSDVEYLEEPYEPVPVSGHE; encoded by the coding sequence ATGGAGTACACCACATTCGGGTCGACGGGCGTCACCGTCTCGGAACTCTGTCTTGGCTGTATGAGTTTCGGGACGGACTGGGACGGTTGGACCCTCGACAGAGAGGAGAGCCGCGAACTCATCGAGCGCGCAATCGACCTCGGAATCAACTTCTTCGACACGGCGAACGTCTACTCCTACGGGGAGAGCGAGGAGATTCTCGGGGACGTGCTGGCGGAGTACGACCGCGACGAGTTCGTCGTCGCCACGAAGGTGTACGGCCAGATGGACGAGGAGGACCCGAACTCCGGCGGACTCTCGCGGAAGACCATCGAGCAGGAGTTGGACAACTCGCTGGACCGACTCGGCATGGATACCGTCGACCTCTATCAGATTCACCGCTGGGACTACGACACGCCCATCGAGGGGACGATGCGAGCGCTGGACGACGCCGTGCGGCGGGGCAAGGTGCGCTCGCTCGGCGCGAGTTCGATGTGGGCCCACCAGTTCGCCGAGGCGTTACACACCGCCGACCGACTGGGGCTGGACCGCTTCGTCTCGATGCAGAACCTCTACAACCTCGCCTATCGGGAAGAAGAGCGAGAGATGTTGCCGCTCTGCGAGAAGGAAGATATCGCCGTCATGCCGTGGTCGCCGCTGGGCGCCGGCTTCCTCACCCGGCCGCACGAGGAGTTCGACGCGACGACGCGCGGCGAACACGAATCGGAGCACGACCGCGGGTACACGCGGGGCGGCGGCCCGGAGATAAACGAGCGCGTGGAGGAACTCGCGACGGAGAAGGGCGTGAAGATGGCGCAGATTGCGATGGCGTGGCAGTTCGAGAAGTTGTGGGTGACGACGCCCATCCTCGGCACCTCCAGCGTCGAACACCTCGAAGACGCCGTCGAAGCGCTGGACATCGACCTCTCGGACTCGGACGTGGAGTACCTCGAAGAGCCGTACGAACCCGTCCCCGTGAGCGGCCACGAGTAG
- a CDS encoding translation initiation factor IF-2 subunit beta: MDYADSLDRAFDTLPERNYEESRLNVPDPEGETDGAFTRLTNLGNIADALGREAQHLHRNIQRELGTNGQFDGDRARYNGSFTVADFEAAIDEYVAEYVTCTECGLPDTRLVTEDGVDMLRCEACGAFRPVQKRAAQTQTNTGPAIEEGGTYELEITGTGRKGDGVAEKGKYTIFVTGAREGDTVRALIERTSGTLAFARKV, from the coding sequence ATGGACTACGCAGATTCTCTCGACAGAGCGTTCGACACGCTTCCGGAGCGGAACTACGAGGAGTCGCGTCTCAACGTCCCCGACCCGGAGGGCGAGACGGACGGCGCGTTCACCCGACTGACCAACCTCGGGAACATCGCCGACGCCCTCGGGCGTGAGGCCCAGCACCTCCACCGAAACATCCAGCGCGAACTGGGGACGAACGGCCAGTTCGACGGCGACCGCGCGCGCTACAACGGGTCGTTCACCGTCGCCGACTTCGAGGCGGCCATCGACGAGTACGTCGCCGAGTACGTCACCTGTACGGAGTGCGGTCTGCCCGACACGCGCCTCGTCACCGAGGACGGCGTGGACATGCTCCGCTGTGAGGCCTGCGGTGCGTTCCGCCCCGTCCAGAAACGCGCGGCGCAGACGCAGACGAACACGGGCCCCGCCATCGAGGAGGGCGGGACGTACGAACTCGAAATCACCGGCACCGGTCGCAAGGGCGACGGCGTCGCCGAGAAGGGCAAGTACACCATCTTCGTCACCGGCGCGCGCGAGGGCGATACCGTCCGCGCGCTCATCGAACGGACCAGCGGCACGCTGGCGTTCGCCCGGAAGGTCTGA
- a CDS encoding helix-turn-helix domain-containing protein has product MTNEEAGVRVRLDIWHPDCWTLEVTEKANGGLLGHGVHEIDGLANGRFTAYADSTEELDELVDAVRSSPLTESVWETGEFDDEAVPGSATRGIVVRYDLNNSINDALVSRGFIPDEPVRMQDGREQWTVLVHESRNTVHERLEAIRAEKGADVRVELITAPKGGTGLFRTDALSERQREVYELARRRGYYAWPRETSAAELAAEVGVSKATLLEHLRKAESKLLGGD; this is encoded by the coding sequence ATGACGAACGAGGAGGCAGGGGTGAGAGTACGTCTGGACATCTGGCACCCCGACTGCTGGACGCTGGAGGTGACCGAAAAGGCGAACGGCGGCCTCCTCGGCCACGGCGTCCACGAGATAGACGGGTTGGCGAACGGGCGGTTCACCGCCTACGCCGATTCGACCGAGGAACTCGACGAACTGGTCGACGCCGTCCGCAGTTCCCCGCTGACCGAGTCGGTGTGGGAGACGGGCGAGTTCGACGACGAGGCGGTGCCGGGAAGCGCGACGCGCGGCATCGTCGTCCGGTACGACCTGAACAACTCCATCAACGACGCCCTCGTCTCTCGGGGGTTCATCCCCGACGAACCGGTGCGGATGCAGGACGGCCGCGAGCAGTGGACGGTGCTCGTCCACGAGTCGCGCAACACGGTCCACGAGCGGTTGGAGGCGATTCGAGCCGAGAAGGGCGCCGACGTCCGCGTCGAACTCATCACCGCGCCGAAGGGCGGTACCGGGCTGTTCCGGACGGACGCCCTCTCCGAGCGCCAACGCGAGGTGTACGAGTTGGCCCGCCGGCGGGGCTACTACGCGTGGCCCAGAGAGACCAGCGCGGCCGAACTCGCCGCGGAGGTCGGCGTCTCGAAGGCGACGCTGCTCGAACACCTGCGGAAGGCCGAGTCGAAACTGCTCGGCGGCGACTGA
- a CDS encoding APC family permease, with the protein MSSVDVNDGRSLSRDIGLLGAVSTVVAGTLGAGLFVTLGTASSTTGPSVILVVVASGLLAMCIALNYGWMATIFPAAAGSYAYVSRTFDSRLPGFLVTWSKWLGYMAADAVLALGFGSYLQVFYPSVDPALAGFGLLTVLFLVNLVGSKGYSVSQNIIFGFLILSILVLVVPGLANVDTANYRPFFTGGFDGFIAAAVPLFYAYIGIAVAGQMGAEVKNPSRNLPLAMAGGTAILIVLYVLTSVVIYGVVSDYTVLADSARPLATAAEAFLGDTGTTIVAIGGLLATASSVHAVMAAGIKMPYSWAWDEVFPKKFSEVSDRFGTPHWSLLTLYLVASGLTFWSTGLSQAIGIATFSYLIAYAAVSVTVLYVLFTGSSLADEAGFTRPVLLGATGLVGALGAGGLLTQAYQGSLSIYVPWILVGIVIFAVYWYRGQQKEVDVEAILATLPGVPSDEYDPAIRRTGDD; encoded by the coding sequence ATGTCATCGGTGGACGTAAACGACGGGCGGAGCCTCTCGCGCGACATCGGTCTGTTGGGGGCCGTGAGCACGGTCGTCGCGGGAACGCTCGGCGCGGGACTGTTCGTCACGCTGGGGACGGCGAGTTCGACGACGGGGCCGAGTGTCATCCTCGTCGTCGTCGCCTCCGGCCTGCTCGCGATGTGCATCGCGCTGAACTACGGCTGGATGGCGACGATATTCCCGGCGGCCGCCGGGTCGTACGCCTACGTCTCGCGAACGTTCGACAGCCGCCTCCCCGGCTTTCTCGTCACGTGGTCGAAGTGGCTGGGGTACATGGCCGCCGACGCCGTGTTGGCGCTCGGGTTCGGGAGCTACTTGCAGGTGTTCTACCCCTCCGTCGACCCAGCCCTCGCCGGATTCGGGCTGCTGACGGTGCTCTTTCTCGTGAACCTCGTCGGCTCGAAGGGGTACAGCGTCTCGCAGAACATCATCTTCGGGTTCCTCATCCTCTCCATCCTCGTCCTCGTCGTCCCCGGACTGGCGAACGTCGATACGGCCAACTACCGGCCGTTCTTCACCGGGGGCTTCGACGGCTTCATCGCCGCGGCGGTACCCCTGTTCTACGCCTACATCGGCATCGCCGTCGCCGGGCAGATGGGCGCGGAGGTGAAGAACCCCTCGCGCAACCTCCCCCTCGCGATGGCCGGCGGGACGGCCATCCTCATCGTCCTGTACGTGCTGACCTCGGTGGTCATCTACGGCGTCGTCTCCGACTACACCGTGCTCGCGGACTCGGCCCGCCCCCTCGCCACTGCGGCGGAGGCGTTCCTCGGCGACACCGGCACGACCATCGTCGCTATCGGTGGTCTGCTGGCCACCGCCTCCTCCGTCCACGCGGTGATGGCGGCTGGCATCAAGATGCCCTACTCGTGGGCGTGGGACGAGGTGTTCCCCAAGAAGTTCTCGGAGGTGTCCGACCGCTTCGGCACGCCCCACTGGTCGCTTCTCACCCTCTACCTCGTCGCCTCCGGGCTGACGTTCTGGAGTACCGGTCTGAGTCAAGCCATCGGTATCGCCACGTTCAGCTACCTCATCGCCTATGCCGCCGTCTCGGTGACGGTGCTGTACGTCCTCTTCACGGGGTCGTCGCTCGCGGACGAGGCGGGGTTCACCCGCCCCGTCCTCCTCGGCGCCACGGGCCTCGTCGGCGCCCTCGGCGCGGGCGGCCTCCTCACGCAGGCGTATCAGGGGTCGCTGTCCATCTACGTCCCCTGGATTCTGGTCGGCATCGTCATCTTCGCCGTCTACTGGTACCGCGGACAGCAAAAGGAGGTGGACGTGGAGGCCATCCTCGCGACGCTTCCGGGCGTGCCGTCCGACGAGTACGACCCGGCGATTCGGAGGACCGGCGATGACTGA
- a CDS encoding M20 family metallopeptidase produces MTDSNAGNDPAPTVDPDETIDLLQELVRIPSPYFEEAEITEFVYDWLAERGHGPEYHHVSEPDITEYEGDNVLARLEGSDPEAPTLLLNAHVDTVKLVEDWEEDPCSGRVEDGKLYGQGACDMKGGLAAVMTAFDALSKRELAGDVLLTAVVDEEGPYGLGTDRLIRDGYTDDCDAAVVTEPGPILAQSEIENPALLLGARGRVFYDIEVRGKAAHGSQPEKGVNAVVDAGRLAAALDDLETGDHPKLGSGSVCPLKIEGGSQTLSVPERARLMVDRHVVVGETKETARADAERVVDELELESEVGIGFREAPDPGIVYGPYVTDEDHPLVTSLSEAARSVCGVDPAYGYFSSVGDFNYLGDRADLPTVILGPDGENIHGAGEFVYTDEVVEVADIVADAAVRFCG; encoded by the coding sequence ATGACTGACTCGAACGCCGGGAACGACCCCGCGCCGACGGTCGACCCCGACGAGACAATCGACCTGCTACAGGAACTCGTGCGCATCCCGAGCCCCTACTTCGAGGAGGCCGAGATAACGGAGTTCGTCTACGACTGGTTGGCCGAACGCGGCCACGGCCCCGAGTACCACCACGTCTCCGAACCGGACATCACCGAGTACGAGGGCGACAACGTCCTCGCGCGTCTGGAGGGGTCGGACCCGGAGGCGCCGACGCTCCTCCTCAACGCTCACGTGGACACGGTGAAACTCGTCGAAGACTGGGAGGAGGACCCCTGCTCGGGGCGCGTCGAGGATGGCAAACTGTACGGGCAGGGCGCCTGCGACATGAAGGGCGGCCTCGCGGCGGTGATGACGGCGTTCGACGCCCTCTCCAAACGCGAACTCGCGGGCGACGTGCTCCTCACCGCCGTCGTCGACGAGGAGGGGCCGTACGGCCTCGGCACGGACAGACTGATTCGGGACGGCTACACCGACGACTGCGACGCCGCCGTCGTCACCGAACCCGGCCCCATCCTCGCGCAGTCGGAGATAGAGAACCCCGCGCTCCTCCTCGGCGCGCGCGGGCGGGTGTTCTACGACATCGAGGTTCGCGGGAAAGCGGCCCACGGCTCTCAACCCGAGAAGGGCGTCAACGCCGTCGTCGACGCCGGGCGACTCGCCGCCGCCTTAGACGACTTGGAGACGGGCGACCACCCGAAACTCGGGTCGGGGTCGGTCTGTCCGCTGAAAATCGAGGGCGGGAGCCAGACGCTGTCGGTGCCCGAGCGCGCCCGCCTGATGGTCGACCGACACGTCGTCGTCGGGGAGACGAAGGAGACGGCCCGCGCGGACGCCGAACGCGTCGTCGACGAACTGGAGTTAGAGAGCGAGGTGGGTATCGGATTCAGAGAGGCGCCCGACCCGGGTATCGTCTACGGGCCGTACGTCACCGACGAGGACCACCCGCTGGTGACCTCGCTGTCGGAGGCGGCGCGGTCCGTCTGCGGCGTCGACCCCGCCTACGGCTACTTCTCCAGCGTCGGCGACTTCAACTACCTCGGGGACCGCGCGGACCTGCCGACCGTCATTCTCGGCCCCGACGGCGAGAACATCCACGGGGCGGGCGAGTTCGTCTACACCGACGAGGTGGTCGAAGTGGCCGACATCGTGGCCGATGCGGCGGTTCGGTTCTGCGGCTGA
- a CDS encoding SDR family oxidoreductase produces MHVLLAGAHGQVGQHASELLGESDHNGVGMVRAEDQMSDIEDLGIEAAHADLTDPEDVSRAVEGVDAVIFAAGSGGDDVWGVDRDGAVNLMEACESAGVDRFVMLSAMNADAPEDSPEALREYLRAKAEADERLRESDLTYTIVRPGALTNEEGTGRIRTGESIDRRDGDVPRVDVARTLLAALEEEATHGVTFEMLSGDVDIEEALADPLNEDED; encoded by the coding sequence ATGCACGTACTCCTAGCCGGTGCTCACGGGCAGGTCGGACAGCACGCCTCGGAACTCCTCGGCGAGAGCGACCACAACGGCGTCGGGATGGTTCGCGCGGAGGACCAGATGTCCGACATCGAGGACCTCGGTATCGAAGCGGCCCACGCGGACCTCACCGACCCCGAAGACGTCTCCCGCGCCGTCGAAGGCGTCGACGCCGTTATCTTCGCTGCGGGGTCCGGCGGCGACGACGTGTGGGGCGTCGACCGCGACGGCGCGGTGAACCTGATGGAGGCGTGCGAGTCGGCCGGCGTCGACCGGTTCGTCATGCTCAGCGCGATGAACGCCGACGCGCCCGAGGACTCCCCGGAGGCGCTCAGAGAGTACCTGCGGGCGAAGGCCGAGGCGGACGAACGCCTCCGCGAGAGCGACCTGACGTATACCATCGTCCGGCCGGGCGCCCTGACCAACGAGGAGGGAACCGGCCGGATTCGGACGGGCGAGAGCATCGACCGGCGGGACGGCGACGTGCCCCGCGTCGACGTGGCGCGGACGCTCCTCGCCGCCCTCGAAGAGGAGGCCACCCACGGCGTCACCTTCGAGATGCTCTCCGGCGACGTCGACATCGAAGAAGCGTTAGCGGACCCGCTGAACGAGGACGAGGACTGA
- a CDS encoding DoxX family protein: MSTRNALRAEVLGRDVSFDYSEGWVAYSILTLRLAMGWVLFQGGIVKVLDPSWTAAGFLLNGVPEGNPLGGFWAMLANQYIGVIDPLNAWGLTLTGLALMLGAAVRWSAFWGAVMMLFYWAAALTGGPMQGLPVAHGWVVDDHLVYALLLFGLGAWGAGRILGVDAFLERTEFVQNNRWLRYVLG; the protein is encoded by the coding sequence ATGTCAACAAGAAACGCACTAAGGGCGGAGGTGCTGGGCAGAGACGTGTCGTTCGACTACTCCGAGGGATGGGTCGCCTACTCCATCCTCACGCTTCGGTTGGCGATGGGGTGGGTGCTGTTCCAGGGCGGTATCGTGAAGGTGCTCGACCCCTCGTGGACCGCCGCCGGATTCCTGTTGAACGGCGTCCCCGAGGGGAACCCGCTCGGCGGGTTCTGGGCGATGTTGGCGAACCAGTACATCGGCGTCATCGACCCGCTGAACGCGTGGGGACTGACGCTGACGGGACTGGCGCTGATGCTGGGCGCCGCCGTCAGGTGGTCGGCGTTCTGGGGCGCGGTGATGATGCTGTTCTACTGGGCCGCCGCGCTGACCGGCGGGCCGATGCAGGGACTGCCCGTCGCACACGGGTGGGTCGTCGACGACCACCTCGTCTACGCCCTCCTGTTGTTCGGCCTCGGCGCGTGGGGTGCGGGTCGCATCCTCGGCGTCGACGCCTTCCTCGAACGGACCGAGTTCGTGCAGAACAACCGCTGGCTCAGGTACGTTCTCGGGTGA
- a CDS encoding fumarylacetoacetate hydrolase family protein, whose amino-acid sequence MRVARIRTADGSIETGEYEDGVVTVDGDTYSVDYEANGDRERTGETAAEATLLAPCEPSAFYCVGRNYAATVDQMNYEVPDEPDWFIKPPTSLLDPGADVVYPSWCDRLTYAGELAAVVDETCHDLSVGEVDEAVRGYTILNDLDAIDQPKRTARKAFDGSAPLGPWIETDVDPTDLDMTTHVGGELRQEANTGEMLFGPREIVSFLSERYTFRPGDVIAFGSPANPGDVEPGDDVEMWYEGIGTLRNRVVTPE is encoded by the coding sequence ATGCGAGTAGCGCGCATCCGAACGGCCGACGGGAGCATCGAGACGGGCGAGTACGAGGACGGCGTCGTCACCGTCGACGGCGACACGTATTCCGTCGACTACGAGGCGAACGGAGACCGCGAGAGAACGGGAGAGACCGCTGCCGAGGCGACGCTGCTCGCGCCCTGCGAGCCGTCGGCGTTCTACTGCGTCGGCCGGAACTACGCGGCGACGGTCGACCAGATGAACTACGAGGTGCCCGACGAACCCGACTGGTTCATCAAACCGCCGACATCGCTTCTCGACCCCGGCGCCGACGTCGTCTACCCCTCGTGGTGCGACCGACTGACGTACGCCGGCGAGTTGGCCGCCGTCGTGGACGAGACGTGTCACGACCTGTCGGTCGGGGAGGTAGACGAGGCGGTCCGCGGCTACACGATACTGAACGACCTCGACGCCATCGACCAACCGAAGCGGACGGCCAGAAAGGCGTTCGACGGGTCCGCACCGCTCGGGCCGTGGATAGAGACGGACGTCGACCCGACCGACCTCGACATGACGACGCACGTCGGCGGGGAACTGCGGCAGGAGGCGAACACGGGCGAGATGCTGTTCGGCCCGCGCGAAATCGTCTCGTTTCTCTCCGAGCGGTACACGTTCCGCCCGGGCGACGTGATAGCCTTCGGGAGTCCGGCGAACCCCGGCGACGTGGAACCCGGCGACGACGTAGAGATGTGGTACGAGGGAATCGGGACGCTCCGAAACCGGGTGGTCACACCGGAGTGA
- a CDS encoding helix-turn-helix transcriptional regulator encodes MEIDDFVGLTRRWPVLDGLRDGPLDRRELQEAVGVSRPTIHRQLRALRDSGLVAKQNGTFSLTPVGELAAAEFARTFDAMDTVSALSHVTPWLPLAEFGFEFDRLGDAEIALPRPNDPFAPTRRMLQTIHGADHIRMLTYTFLPEGDPAARQCFVDEGQHFEGVLDSTLVRSLLNDPASRTHLRDLLTRGARIAIASQPVPLILTIADEWVIIGAVDESGSPRGLIVTDNDVVRTWAEETVTAYHAGAEQLTPSAIDIGTVATDGGE; translated from the coding sequence ATGGAAATAGACGACTTCGTTGGCCTTACCCGGCGGTGGCCGGTTCTCGACGGGTTGCGAGACGGCCCACTCGACAGGCGAGAGCTTCAGGAAGCAGTCGGCGTTTCGCGGCCAACGATCCACCGCCAGCTTCGAGCACTCAGGGACAGTGGGCTGGTGGCGAAACAGAACGGAACCTTCAGCCTCACGCCAGTCGGTGAGCTCGCAGCTGCCGAGTTCGCCCGGACGTTCGATGCTATGGATACGGTCTCGGCACTGAGCCACGTCACCCCGTGGCTTCCACTCGCGGAGTTCGGCTTCGAGTTCGACAGGCTCGGAGACGCAGAAATAGCGCTACCACGTCCGAACGACCCGTTCGCGCCGACCAGACGGATGTTACAGACCATCCACGGGGCCGACCACATCCGTATGCTCACGTACACGTTCCTGCCCGAGGGCGACCCGGCTGCCAGACAGTGCTTCGTTGACGAGGGACAGCACTTCGAGGGAGTCTTGGATTCGACACTCGTCCGCTCGCTCCTCAACGACCCGGCATCGAGGACTCACCTTCGAGACCTCCTCACCCGAGGGGCCCGCATCGCCATTGCCTCCCAACCCGTACCCCTCATCTTGACCATCGCCGACGAGTGGGTCATCATCGGAGCCGTCGACGAGAGTGGGAGTCCCCGGGGGCTGATTGTGACCGACAACGACGTGGTTCGGACGTGGGCCGAAGAGACAGTCACCGCCTACCACGCCGGAGCCGAGCAGCTCACACCGAGCGCTATCGACATCGGAACGGTGGCGACCGATGGTGGTGAGTGA
- a CDS encoding cupin domain-containing protein, whose product MSNYTPEPDSRTESEHYHVLGATLSITADAETTNGEYLVLDMLVPPMFENGLHTHEPSEVFHVIEGEARLHVDGRDRMLGPGASGYVPGGEVHGFANEGDEVCRVIAVMTPGGAEDFFREVGQPTEDRSLPEPVEPTEEILQSVFAIGERYGFEFLGPLPERVA is encoded by the coding sequence ATGTCGAACTACACTCCCGAACCCGATAGCCGAACCGAATCAGAACACTACCACGTCCTCGGTGCGACCCTGTCCATCACCGCGGACGCCGAGACAACGAACGGTGAGTACCTCGTGCTCGACATGCTGGTCCCGCCGATGTTCGAGAACGGGCTTCACACCCACGAACCGAGCGAAGTCTTCCACGTCATCGAGGGCGAGGCGCGACTCCACGTCGATGGGCGCGACCGGATGCTCGGCCCGGGAGCGTCCGGCTACGTCCCCGGCGGCGAGGTCCACGGCTTCGCCAACGAGGGCGACGAAGTCTGTCGTGTCATCGCCGTCATGACACCCGGCGGTGCAGAGGACTTCTTCAGGGAGGTCGGGCAACCGACCGAGGACCGGTCGCTCCCCGAACCCGTCGAGCCCACAGAGGAGATACTCCAGTCGGTGTTCGCTATCGGCGAGCGATACGGCTTCGAGTTTCTGGGTCCACTTCCCGAGCGGGTGGCATGA